The Synechococcus sp. UW179A DNA window GGATACCCCCATGTCACTTGCCCAGACACCCTTCTCAGGCGGTGAGATCCATCGCCTCGGGTTGTTGAGAGCCTGGCTTCGGAACCGACCGGTGGATGTTCTGGATGAGCCCACGGCCTTTCTTGATGCCAGCGCCAGCCAGCGGGTGCGGGAAGTGATCCTCGAACGGTCCAGGGAGCGACTGGTTTTGTTCAGCAGCCACGATCCGAATCTGATCCAAGAAGCTGATGTGGTGATCGACCTGACCTCTTCATTGCTAAAGATCTGATTCAGGAATGCCAGTCGACTGATCGCTGCATGGCTGCCAGCAAAGGCTCGAGAACAAATTGGCGCAGGTGCAGCCGTGGGTGAGGCAACACAAGCCGCGGATGGTCCAGTCGCCATTCCCCCCAGAAGAGGAGATCCAGATCGAGGCTGCGAGGACCCCATGGCAGCTCCTTGTTTCGATCACGACCGAAACGGCGCTCCAGCTGATGCAGCTGCGTGAGCAAGTCCAACGCCGCAGCCTCGGCGGCAGGGCGCTGCACTCCTTCGAACAGCACCACGGCATTGCAGTACATCGGCTGCAGTGGAGGCCCACCCACTGGAGCCGTCTCGAACAGTGGCGACCAGGAGCAGAGCAGCTCTTCTGGAACATCTCTGGCCCAGTGGCTCACAAGCCGCTCCAACTGAGGACGAACCGTGATCAGGGTCTGACGAGGCTCACCGGCGCGACTGGGCAGGTTTGCCCCAAGGGCGATGGCAAGCGAATGAGCCTGATCAGCGAGACTGGGGCTCACGCGCAGGGCCGGCAAACATTCATGGTTTCAGGTGGAGGGGTCGCCAGCGCTATGGCCAGCACAGCTGCTCAGGAACAGGCAAGCCGTGCCTTCCCTTTGGCAGCCATC harbors:
- the folK gene encoding 2-amino-4-hydroxy-6-hydroxymethyldihydropteridine diphosphokinase; translated protein: MRVSPSLADQAHSLAIALGANLPSRAGEPRQTLITVRPQLERLVSHWARDVPEELLCSWSPLFETAPVGGPPLQPMYCNAVVLFEGVQRPAAEAAALDLLTQLHQLERRFGRDRNKELPWGPRSLDLDLLFWGEWRLDHPRLVLPHPRLHLRQFVLEPLLAAMQRSVDWHS